acaaacGTTTCAACAATAATTACTGTGTATGGGGTTGTCATCTGTTCATATAAGATCAATGGCGTGGTAGTGAGATAACACTGGCTCTGGGCATTCATAATTCTAGTAAACTACTTTATCTTTGCTTGGCTGACCTCATCCAAGTGATCAAGCGATGGAAGCAAAACTCTTATGGAGATCATGTAATACTGATTGGCATAATATGTTTTTTCTAAGGATTCCAAGGTGTAGCTAAGTCTAGGAAGGACTGGTTTCTCAACTGCCTGGATGCTTGTAAAATAAACTATCACGTTAATTTGAACGGAAGTGATActattagagtgtttattgtgGACAACGAACTCCTGATTGAGTGTGATGTGTGAAGACCATGTATGCTGTTTGGACAATTAACTTAAACATCAGGGGTGAATTAGATTTTACAATGGTAATCGTTTGTATTACTGGACCTTATTTTCTAGTGTGTAGTGTTCCCTTCTCaaatccctttttctttttaacatttCTTGAAAGTTtggtactttttttttctttttaacgtTTCTTGAAAATTTCgtaccttttttctttttaacatttCTTGAAAATTCCGTATAAAGCCCTTGCAGTGGGTAAAAAATGTGTTCTCCTTTTGTtcattggatgagtactttttcTGTCCTTCTCTGTGTGTTGGGGGAGGGGAGCGGGGTGGAGGTGAAGTAGCTAATTGAACTTGCCTGTTTCTCTGTTCAGGATGATAAAGACTCTGAAAACCTAGAATCTGGAGAAGAGACCTTCTTCCCTGCTCTCTGTGTCGGCACAAAGAAGACTTCAGCAGTGGTGACTTTCCTGTCTTTTTGTCcataaatgtatatatttgaaattgttGACCTATGTTTATCTCAATTTGAGTGGCTTTTCTATTTTTGGGTTTAGTTAGCAGCAGTTGTCATTGGCCTTGGATCATTGTTTCCTGTTCTTTTACTTAGCTTCTACTTGTATCTTTTTTGGTAAATCTTAAGTTAAGAGGAAAAGTTACAATTTGGCcttctctttttcatttttttctactTATTATCTTTTGTGGTAAATCTTAAGTTAAGAGGAAAAGTTACAATTTGGCcttctctttttcattttttttatccacCCCATGTGGGAAAAAATATAGCAGTTCTTCTTGGAGCTCAATATTCAAAACTTGGTTTGTGTTTGCATGACCACAGACCATCGTGTTAGAAAATTTGGATTACTGGTAGCAATTAAAAGCAGGTGTATATTTGGCAAACTATGCCAGTTGGTTTGCTCTTAGTTAACATGTGAGCAGTATGTGGAAGCAAAGAAACTGAAAACTTTGTGGACCAATTGGTGTATGACTTGACTACACATAAAGCTAATGCAATTAACAACATGAGGACGTTTCGATTCACAATATGAAAACATGTTGATAGACTTTCTTTTTGTTTACCTTATTATCCTTTATTCAGTCTGATGCTGGAGGCAAAAACTAAACCTATTTTCCCTTTATGGTTCTTTCTATTATTGTATTTTGCATTAAAGAATTTGTGAAtcctttattagttttttttcctcCCTTGTTTTCTTAGCTactttctgtgtttccttcttAATTATTGTTTAACTGCAGACTTTCTGGATTGACAACCAAAGAAGTGAACAGCAGCAGAATTTTGTTCCTATAGATGATAATTCTGTGCCACTATATGATCGGGGATTCACTTTGGGATTGACTTCAGCCAGTGATTCGAGTAATGTGGAAGGGTAAGTACTCTTTGTTTGCCACAGTCTGATGAAATATTTTAGTGGGTCACCCTTCCTAGTTTTGAACTATTGCATGTAAATTCAGGATAAATAGTGGTAGAACTTTTGCTAAACGTAGAGGATTTCATATTAGAAAGATGCAGAGACTTCACAATCTTTAAAAGATACACGAGACTTCACAATCTTTAAAAGATACATGGGCTATGGGCTACTCTTCCCATCGCTAATTGGTTTAAGATGGAATCTCATGTTACGAGTTATCTAATGTGGTAACAACCCATGAAGCCTAAACAAGTATTTGTCCAAATTAAACGAAGTAGTATCCCACCCAAGAATGGTGTACCCAAAAAGGCTATCTTGAGGGGACATGTTGAAGATCTTGTATTGGAAAGATGGAGACCTCACAATCTTTAAAAGATATATGGTCTACTCCCATTACAATGGgttttgagcattagtctcttttctttatatcaatgaaatttgtttccgttaaaaaaaaaaaaagtctcttTCTTCCAATATATGTTGAATTCCACCAAAGGGTCTGTTTATCTTGTAGTTTTAATTTGTTCAGATAGTTCGGCAGAGTTGCCTTTGAGAGTAATCGTGGTTCAATTaagttcttctttcttttttacaaGTTACAAAAAGGTTATGTTTGTTATTACGTAGTCTCTTGCAACTTGTGTGTGGTTGAATATCAAACTCAACATCAGGAAGCTCTTGCAATCTGTATTAACATTGTTATCTCAGCCTCTATTGGTGGCAGCAATTTTTGAGCCATTGGCGGCCTAAGAAAAAACACTGTTCAATTGGTGCAACCTTACATAAAATTCCTAGAAAACTCAAAAGTAAATCTTTATCCAATTTCAAAGTTCCCGAGTTCTTCACTACAAGTATGAGATGCTATTGGCAGTGCACTAAGCAATTAGTTGAAAGtgaattattacaaaacagtaAGCTGAAAAGTAATTAAGAAACTGCCCCATAGTTCgctaagtcttttatttttccCATTAATAGGATGGTTCCCAACCATTCAAAGAAGGGAATGGATTCTCTCTTTAGGTCTTTCCTCACTGTTCGCCTCCCATCCTCTCTTCTTGCCTCTTCCCTGTAGTGTTTAATAAGGGCCGATTGtctcacatttttctctttaggtaacttttttctttctaaaaatagtttaattttttattttggagaaCCATACTTTTCATTAAGCAAGTGAAAGATACAAGTGGCAAGTGTACAATGGCTTTTTTTGTATTGGTAGTGGCTTGGTTCCTCTTGGTTTGCTGTCTTTCGCTAATGTGGCACCTTTTTGATACTTCATTTTGATCCTCTCGTTAGTGTTGACGATCCCAAACCCCAAACCCAAGGATCAAAAGAAGAAACTCATTTTTAGGGACTTTTCTCTTATATAACTTTCTTGGAATGCTGGTTGGAGTAGCGCAGTAGCCAAGTGTCAGTGTGAAAAGGGTTGAATAAATCTCCCAGACACTTGGAGCTTCAAATCCTTTGATCCACATACTGATGAAGGTCTCCTATCTAGGCAACCCATTGGTAGAGATCCATCAAATATTGATTTCTTTATGCCTAATTATAAAATGCCTTGTACTGATGGTTCTATTTAAGAGCAATATTCATAAATATGTTGCTTAGAGTGCAATTAGTGGATGTCATTTAGTATTTCTCTTCATTTTCTGCTGTTGCCTGGTAATCAGGTAATCGGGATCCACCATATGAAGTTTGACGGATTAGAAAATCCTCCCAAATGCCACACAAGGAACACTTGCATTAGTCTTGCAGCGAATTTATGGCTGATTAAAATACTTGTTATCTTTTTTAGTGACTCAGAGActaatttacacttttaatttcaattgatGATTCAAGTTAACAGCAGGGGCCAAGCAAAGAGAAAGAGGcatctttatattaaaaatgaaatcCAGTCCTTGATTTCCTTGTTTTTCATTGCAATGGAAATGAAAGGAATCTTCATAATAGCTCTTATCTTTTTAGTTTGGCAAAGAACGTAAATATTAATACAGgcatatacttttttttttttgggaaggaATACAGGCATATACTTGGTTTTGCTAGTTTATGTGCCTTTCCATTAGTGCCTGCTTTGTTACTACAACAATTTgaacaagttttttttataattttcttttaaaattttctagaGGCCAGAAGATAATTGATGATGCTAGCCGTTGTTTCAATTGTGGTTCTTATAATCATTCCTTAAAGGATTGTCGAAAGCCTCGAGATAATGCTGCTGTTAATAATGCTCGCAACAAGTATAAAAAACAGCATAGTTCTGGCTCCCGCAATTCAACTCGATATTATCAGAATTCTCGTGGAGGGAAATATGATGATTTGAGGCCAGGAGCTCTTGATCCTGAAACACGGCAACTGTTAGGTCTCAAGGTATTATAGCTATCTTGTTCTTGAGAATGATTTCATTCATGGCTTGCAAATAATAAAGCaaatagaaatttaaaactGAACGCAGCATCACAATTAGTAACTTGGACTTCAATTTGGTTGCATTTGTTTGCATATTTTGTCTCCCAAGAGCATATTGAGGACAGCTTGCATTTTGCGAGCCTTGTTTGGGATTCTTTTTCCAAACGCGTTTGACATGATATGTGCTCGTCACAAAGATGTTAGAGATATGATCGAGGAGATCCTCAATCCGCTGTTTGGAGAGAGGGGCCGTTTTCTTTGGCGTGCTAGTGTTTGTGCTATTATTTGGGTGCTGTGGGGTGAGAGGAATAGCAGGGTGTTTAGGGGGATTGAGAGGGATGCTAGAGAAATATAGTCTCTTGTTCGTTTTCATGCCTCTCACTGGGCTTCAATTCGAAGGCTTTTTGTAATTATCTTCTAGACATGATTTTGTACCGTTGGAGTCTCTTCTCGGAGAGGGAGTCTCCCTTTTTTGTGGGCTTGGTCATTTATCatcacaaagaaaaacaaatgggCCCTATCACATCACATCGATAGATTATAAATCGAATATTATTGATAAGCAATTATTCACTCAATGGAATCCGTTGTTGGACTTTTCTCTATGAAAGTAACAGCTTGCGTTTTTCTCAGCTCATGGTTTTCGTAGAAATTTGTTGTTAGTGTAACAGAATACTCCTATAGAAGAAGGGCAAAACGTGCATAGCCATTTGAAGTTCTGAACTggcaatttaatataatttgaaagtCGTCAAATGATGTAGATTTACACCTTTCTGAGTTTCTATTCTCTTTTGTCTTGCTGATGGTTTGTCCTTTTGGATATTAGGAGTTTCCTACTGATTATGGAAAATTATGAATTCCAAATTTGGGGAATTAATTTATCTCTTGGTCTGTTTGGCTCTTGACTGTCATCTGCCACAAATAAACAGTCATTTTGGATTTAAATAGATTCAAATAAAAGTTTAGAATTAATGAAGATTGGCCTATGTTTTGaaaatcaaatgcataattCAGTCATTATTTTGGATTTAAATAGATTCAAATAAAAGTTTAGAATTAATGAAGATTGGCCTATGTTTTGaaaatcaaatgcataattCAGTCATTATTTTACAAATAGCAAATTTTGATTTACTTACAAACTTCACGAGAATTCGTATGTGGCTAAAGTTTTGATATTCTTTTCACCATTCAGGAGCTTGATCCGCCCCCTTGGCTTAACAGAATGCGAGAGTTGGGATACCCACCGGGATATTTAGGTAATTACATTACGTTATTGTTATTTGTGTGCTTTCTCTTCACTAATATAGccattttaattgtttcaaaATCACTTCCGTACATGTCCTGAATCTAGTTCAAATTTTTTATGGTAAAAAGAATTGCCTGCTAGAAAAATTATTACTTTAACcattataaaaaaacaaaaaaagaagagagaaatcTATTATTATCTAAGATATCTATTCTGTAGTGTTCTGTTCACTATTTAATAGCAGTAAAAAAACGTATTTATCTTTCAGATCCGGAAGATGAGGATCAGCCATCAGGGATTACTATATATGCTGATGAGAAGACCGATGAACAAGAAGATGGGGAAATTACTGAGGCAGAGTACCGTAaaccaagaaagaaaatgagTGTCGGATTCCCTGGCATAAATGCTCCCATCCCAGAAAATGCAGATGAAAGACTCTGGGCCCCCGAACCTTCGAGTCCAGGTCTCCCTCGAAATCGGTCGAACCAGCGCTTGAACCATTACACAGAATATGATGCAAGAGGAAATGATCACCATCAACAACGATGGTCCCGGGATTACAGAGACGACAGACCACCCGGTGTTGACTCGGTAAAAAGTCCTCCCACATTCACTCCAAGATATGGTAGTCATGATTTTAGTTATGACTCTCAAACTCCAAGAGGTAATTTTTCAACATCAAGGAGCCCTAATTTGGGGAGGCCCCATTCAGATAGAGGTAGAAGAAGCCCACTGCTTgatgatgattactcaagataTGGCTCTTCTTACAGTTCTTCCCTGTTTTCACCACCAAGAAGACGCTAATATTTGGAGATTAACAGCCTTTGTAGAAACAAAAACATTCTGAATGAGTTGAGGCTgtgaaataatatttatttcaaaGCTGGTGAAGAATATTATTAACTTTGCAGATGACGGACGAGAGATAGAAGCCTCTGTATAAAAGAATCATAGTTTGGTGTATCTGAATTATTAGTTGATGAATTTGCACCTTCTGTTGTATATTATGAGTTATTCACTTTAGAAGTTTTTCAGCAGTAGAGCTAAGAGATCAGTGAATATTTTAGAGTGATTCTTGAGTTCGAGTCGAAGAAGCAAGGTCGCTCAATCATTATTAAGGAATTTGATTGACTGGCTGAACAATACGTCAGATCAGAAGAAAATGTTGTTTGTATGACTAATATGATTTTAGGTCAAGGAAAACACTAGGATTGTTTATTTCATTGGGAAAAAAAAGAGTGGATTTTTGTATAATCAAAAGAATAATTTGTAGTATCATTTATCTTATTTTGTTGTTTTCAGGTGGATCTTCAATTATCCTGTCAGGGGTTCTTGATGAAGCAACTCATCATCAGCGAGGCACAAATGGGAGAAAAGTCGATCATCAGGACAAGAGTATAATTGTTTTGGTTTCAGTATTAACTCTTCCTATTTTAAGAAATGTAAGAATGCATTTAGTAAGCAATCTACATTACGTTTTATTTTCAGATCCAATGAGTTCGGTGCAAGCATTTTagattatgttttaaaaattgttttcagaTTCTGTgatcaaacaaaattttgaaaacatcatttttatgttttccttGTGTACCcagattttgaaattgaaatttaaaatatataattatattaaaaagaataaaatcaataataaatatagtATTTTATGTATAAACTCAATTACTTATATAAAATTAGAACATGTATTATATAACATAGTATATATTACATGATAgtacaaaataattattattatataaaaatttcaatataaaacaaattcataaattaatttagtgATAGCCAACAATAGTGCTCAATTGGCATGTATTGAGGACTAAGAGGTTCGTGGTTTAAATCTCACCTCCAAATTTGTACTAAAAATTGATTTAGGAGAGTATATTCAAACTAATATTTAGCCCTTCGAGTCtacccacccccaaatttatattagaacttaatttaataatggtttatattcaacctaataattaataaactataATTAGTTTTacaatttagttttaatatttggtataaagatttttttttattattattatcttccCCTTTCCCTCGGGCTTCTTTGTCCTCTTCTACTGTCAAGACTGCTTCGTTGTTTCATCTTGTATTTGGGTTTTTGTCGTCATTATTGTGATCTTTAGATATTTCATCTATCGATGAAATGATttctaaacaaaagaaaaatcatcGTTATATTATCATTTAATCTAATATCCACTCGTCAAATGTTACTCTCTAACCTATACAATTTGAAATCATACTCATTTTACATACTAGTATTGAGTACATTGCCcttaatttgttaaaaatgtAATAAAGATAAGAACTAAAACtgtagggtttttttttttttttttaagttcaaagactattttgaagtttaaagaCAAAATAGCATAAATTTGGAATAGAAGGCCCAAGACaatcattttaaaagttaaaaaagaatTATGTGCTATGAGCAGGATTTCCtgtagttttaatttaaaaagctGGTAAATGATGAACATACAGAACTCTCTTCACTTTTTAACCATTCAAAAGAGGGAAAACAATTACACAAAGCATCGTACTTGCTTGTTGCCCAAAGTATAATTCACTTTTGAATCTCCTAATCATAACGTCGTCTTTCCAATCAAACAATTGTAACAGAAAGTAAGCACGAGACTGCATCAGATGAGAGAGAAGCAAAGAAGAGAGTAAAATGTTAAATATATTATCTTCAAAAACCGACTACCAAACACATTTATTGCAGAATAGTGAGAGATAGAATCAATAAGTTAAAACAATCATTCAAGAACTAACAAAGCTGCAAACATTTTGATACAAACAAATTTTGATGAGTAGCCGAGAATCCACGGTCAGCGGCTACTGCAACGTCAAATATCTAGCTAAGGACAAGGACCGTcgtcaagaagaaaaaaaaaatacatatataaaatGGCTGGATAATCCTGAAtcctaaaagaaaaagagggGAAACAAAAAGCAAATCCCTCTGGCCTGATGAACAATTCATGGTTCTAACTACATTTGAATTCTTGTTACACATCTAAACCTTCTCTCTACCATTAATCAATACTACACAAGTTGACCCCCCACTTAGCGATCAACAGTCAACATTATTGAGAAGGGTTTAGTAATGGTCACGTTGTGAAAAAGGTCCAGAGCTTCTTCCCTATTGAAACTTCACCTGGATGTTCTGactcttcatcatcatcctcatcttcattttcaacttCCTCACAAGACTCACTTCTGTATTCGCTGCGACCCCCATACTTGCTTGCGTTTTCAGGTGATCCATTCACTTCCTCACTCAGAGATACCATATCAATTGAGATTTTCGACGTGCCAGCAATACCATCATCTTGATTATCTCCAACTGTACCACACTGCACACAATAAAAGACCATGACATTAACGTATCAATCACCAGAGTTTAATCAACATTCACATTGCTGCATCATGGACCATGATAGACACAACATTGAATGTAGGAGGGAAGGTCAAAACCATCCGaagttgagacataaaaaaaataattaaataaaataacacaccCCGTCTCCTATTCAGAGTTAAGAcaaacattaaaataaatacaGTTATAAAATCATGAAGCTCAACTAGAAATTAGGATTAAACCGTACCCTTACAAGGTGAGTACTTCCAGCATTGTCGCTAGCAACCCCCATTGATGGTGTAGGACGAACTCTTGAATAGTGAGCGTCTTCCTCTGTACGATTCACAGGAgcatcttcttcattttctttactAACGTTAGAAGGGTCTTTAGAAGCACCTACACTAAATAAGTagcaaaaaaaaatcagattaaGATAAATCATAACTTGGCTGAAAATTTATCAcgaaattaaaattagaaagtgATTCTTCAAAGGGTTGGGTTGGGAGACAAATGCGGGTGCCAGTAACCACGCACATGCTCCGCACGCTTATAtttcatttctctctttttcataataatttttatcCATATAGACTGAAGGGCCATGGGAAGGGTGACGTAGTGTAACAACCTATGCCTCAGTTATTTTTACCCCAGTTTTCCCAACCTTAACGATCAGAATCTTACACTTTAGTCCGCCGGAGATTGTATCGTTTTTCAGGAACTGCAGCTGGGACAGCCCTCTGTCGTCTTTTCCGTGGTTGGCCTTCCACAACACTGCCAGAGCGTACCTCACTGTCATCGTTATCATTCTCACCCATAATTTGAGATGAATTAGCACGTGTCCTCTTCCGTAAATTCCTTTGTCTGCCCTTGCCAGCAAGACTAGATTCATCACGACTCTCATTATTCAGCTGACTAGAATCCTCAGCAGCATTTCCATTTGGATAATCAACTTGTTGAGTTTCCTGAAGCTCCCCAATAATAGCCTTAGCATCTTCAACAACTGCCTTAACAGACCGAGTTCTATTGATTTTAGGCTGTCCTCTCTTGGGACGTGGTTTTCGCTGCTTCTCCCTTGCATCAGAAGGTCGGGAATCAACTGCAATTTCTGGTGCCTTACTATTAATGTTACTTAGATTATCAGTTGAAAAGTTCTGACTCGGTTCTACTTCCCTACCACTAACATCAGACTGAATTCTCTTGTCATCAAGAGAATCACTTGCAATTGCAAGAGATAATTCTGCCTCATCTTCACCTGCAGACATTCTCTTGGAGGGTTCTGCCAGATCATCATGTTCATCTGATGCTGGTGCTGGCGCTTCATCATCCTGTTTCTCAAATGCTGGAGATGCAATCTTTTTACCTGGGGAGAACCTAAAAATCTTAGAAGTGCACTTACGAAGCCAAGAAATGGTTCCAGCAGATATAGGAGATTTTTGACCAGCTATGCCTGGAGTCTGTTCACCATTTCGCACATCAGAAATACCCAGATTTCCACCAGGAGATACCTGGAGTCCTTGAATCTCCATATATCTGTCAGGCAGTCCAAGGACATAAGCATTTTCAATACCATCCAAAGATTGTAAATCTGAAAGCACAAACTCAGATGCTATTTCCCCACAGTTCTTGCAGGTCATGTGTTTGTCAACATATGAAATAAATCGATCTCTCTCCGCAACAAGTCGTTCTCGCTGGTCTTTCAACTTGTTGCTTAGTTCAAAAAGCTCTTCAATGTCCTTGCGTATTTCAATTCTCTGCCTTTCCAAATGTTCTTTATTAGCTTCAGCTTCCTGCTTTTCTTTCTCAGTTTTAAGTCTCTCAAGTTTCAGCTCGTCCATTTCTCTTCTAGCAACATCTCTCAAAAACTTAATATTCTCCAATtctctctccttctcttccttgaATGACTTCTCTTTCTCACGGAATTCTCTTTCCATTTCTTCCACCCGAATCTGCATGGCAGATTCAAGCTCTCTTTTCTGTAGTTCAaaatcatgcatcattttactTCTCTCACTTTGAGCTTTTTCGGCAACGGCTGATTTCTCATGCTCCATGCTAGCTGCAAAGGATTCTTGAGCTAACTTCAGATTGTCCTGCTCTCTATGGATATAAGCTTCAGTTTCTGTTCTCTCATTTTTCAACCTTTCCTCCTCGGAGAATATCCTTTTTTCAAATTCTTCCTTTTGCAGTAAAAGATTCTTCTGCTCTTTCTCAACCTGAACTCTTTTTTCATCCAGCTCTTCCCATTCTCTTTCAAAAGTTTCTTTCTGTTGCTTCAAATCCTCTGCTTCCTTCAGTAGTAGTTCTTTTTGTTGCCTATAtttctctatctcttgtttCAATTCTGACTGCAAACGGAGAAAATCAGACCTTTCTGTCTCACTCACTTTAAGACTTTCCCTCTCTTCATGTAATTTCAACAGTTGTGCTTCATTCTCGGCTCTAATCTTCTCCACTTCAGCCTTTAAACTGATCAGATCCTCTTTATCAGCAAGCAATAGTTTCTTCTCTGCCTCAAGATTCTTTTCCTCGGATTTCATAGACTTCTCTCTTTGTTTCAAAGCTTTGAACTTCGTATCATAGTCTGCCTCTTTCTCCTTGAATTTCTCTGTTCTCTTTTCCAGTGCCTGCTCTCTTTTCCCAACCTTTTCCTCCATGTGCTTGATTTCAGCTTCCTTTTTCTCTACTTCAGACACTTTGTTTTTCAATTCTTCATCCAAAGATTTTCTCTTTTGATCAATTTCTAGCTCAAACTCAACCTTCTTTGCATCTAGAATGGCATTATGTTCATCGAGAAGCTTTTGAATCTCAACCTGTTGACATCGGATtgggtaaaataaataaatatataaataaataactagaCTATTTAAAAGGTAGGTGCTGAATTTCTttggaaataaaatttgacatcaaaGAAGACACTGagaagagtaaaaaaaaaaggcaactCATACCAATTCAGTTGATATCAAACATATAATCAAACTAATCTGAAGAGAATTAAAACCGGTTCTGCAAAATATGAAAACTTCAACAACTATCAATTTTTTATAGGAGATCAACTATTTAATGACTAAAATGAAGATATGACCAGTTTGATTGTAAATGGGATGCATTAAGAAACTGCCATTAAAACTGTGTTCTCAGGTACTATATGGCAAGTGGGTTAAGAAACTTACCCTTTCACGAGCACTGAGCTTTTCCTCCAGCACAAGTAACTCCTTCTCTTTTATCTCTAAGGAAACTTTCAAGGAATCGGATTCCTGCATCCAGAAGAAACTGTAATTTTAAAACCAGTAAATATAATTCTCTGCATATCTGTTGCTTGAAGAAAGATACTCGCCTGCTCTTTCAAAGCTATGTTAGCTAGCCTACTACTTATATCCTCTTCTTTCCTTTTCAGAGCTAAATTAGCAGAGTCAATTTTCTTCTGAAGCTCTTCAagatctttctctttctgtttcaccATCCTGTCATTCTCATTTGCCCTCTCCTCTCGCTGATTAAGAATTGTTTGACCCTTGGCAAGTCTCTCTTCTGCATCTTGCAACTTTCTTTCCCATTCCCGCAACTCATCGCGTTGCTTAGACATGGTAGCCTCATGAGCTTCCCGTCTAACAAAAGTCAACATTAAAAACACCATTTTAAACTTATATTTTTTTGGCTCTAGAGAACAGTTACAAGAAGCCAATAAGAATTAAGACAACTATCCAAGAGGAATGCATACTCCGCATTGAAGGATAGACGATCCCTCCTAAGTGCACCTTCCCGAGCCTCCAGATCTTGCAGCTTCCTCTCCACCTCAGAATTCTTCCTGCTCACCTCGGCAAGTTTTGCGTCAGCAGCACGCAGTTTTGCCTCCACTTCCAAAGATTTTTCTTCAATGCTAGCTACTAAAGCATTGGCTTCAGCTAACTTTGAATCACCAGTAAACTTAATTTCAGCATTTTCTGCACGCATCTCATGAAGAGCCTTCTCCAGCTGCATGTCAACATCCCACGTAACAGCAGTTTAATCAAAAAGTAACCCAAGAAAAGAAGACTTGGGAAGATATGCGGGTGGCAAGGAACATTTAATGGAACTAGAGAAGAAAAAGTAGGTTCAAAAAA
This DNA window, taken from Benincasa hispida cultivar B227 chromosome 6, ASM972705v1, whole genome shotgun sequence, encodes the following:
- the LOC120079961 gene encoding uncharacterized protein LOC120079961, with protein sequence MGTEDFIALPASGDSGNETESNESLSFHETRDSQSSVLKCKDDDASTEKVELADDVPSEDMHSIPQSDLIDETQRSDSDMEIEDLNNLPDFNKTRSRSENNKILSEAEYLPVNSADENILPSSEPLQQNELHTRYEDVCHVESRNFQKDLVDNSSFLKTGCQLTVTNGVSIEFNRLNSGVPIENGLASSHQHGGPSKIHKSDAISGVKRPRMAMDEQQPSVHIVYTSLTRDSKQKLDELLKQWSEWHAQRGSLSHDDKDSENLESGEETFFPALCVGTKKTSAVTFWIDNQRSEQQQNFVPIDDNSVPLYDRGFTLGLTSASDSSNVEGGQKIIDDASRCFNCGSYNHSLKDCRKPRDNAAVNNARNKYKKQHSSGSRNSTRYYQNSRGGKYDDLRPGALDPETRQLLGLKELDPPPWLNRMRELGYPPGYLDPEDEDQPSGITIYADEKTDEQEDGEITEAEYRKPRKKMSVGFPGINAPIPENADERLWAPEPSSPGLPRNRSNQRLNHYTEYDARGNDHHQQRWSRDYRDDRPPGVDSVKSPPTFTPRYGSHDFSYDSQTPRGNFSTSRSPNLGRPHSDRGRRSPLLDDDYSRYGSSYSSSLFSPPRRR
- the LOC120080470 gene encoding protein CROWDED NUCLEI 1, producing the protein MFTPQKVWSGWPLTPKTGTQKTGAGSASNPNSVTPNLSRRGDGIKGKTVAFGETATPLSGTLVENGGEMFVGSAEAAALDQEGLAEKISRLENELFEYQYNMGLLLIEKKDWTLKYEELKQALADAKDTLKREQMAHMIAISDAEKQEENLKKALGVEKECVLDLEKALHEMRAENAEIKFTGDSKLAEANALVASIEEKSLEVEAKLRAADAKLAEVSRKNSEVERKLQDLEAREGALRRDRLSFNAEREAHEATMSKQRDELREWERKLQDAEERLAKGQTILNQREERANENDRMVKQKEKDLEELQKKIDSANLALKRKEEDISSRLANIALKEQESDSLKVSLEIKEKELLVLEEKLSARERVEIQKLLDEHNAILDAKKVEFELEIDQKRKSLDEELKNKVSEVEKKEAEIKHMEEKVGKREQALEKRTEKFKEKEADYDTKFKALKQREKSMKSEEKNLEAEKKLLLADKEDLISLKAEVEKIRAENEAQLLKLHEERESLKVSETERSDFLRLQSELKQEIEKYRQQKELLLKEAEDLKQQKETFEREWEELDEKRVQVEKEQKNLLLQKEEFEKRIFSEEERLKNERTETEAYIHREQDNLKLAQESFAASMEHEKSAVAEKAQSERSKMMHDFELQKRELESAMQIRVEEMEREFREKEKSFKEEKERELENIKFLRDVARREMDELKLERLKTEKEKQEAEANKEHLERQRIEIRKDIEELFELSNKLKDQRERLVAERDRFISYVDKHMTCKNCGEIASEFVLSDLQSLDGIENAYVLGLPDRYMEIQGLQVSPGGNLGISDVRNGEQTPGIAGQKSPISAGTISWLRKCTSKIFRFSPGKKIASPAFEKQDDEAPAPASDEHDDLAEPSKRMSAGEDEAELSLAIASDSLDDKRIQSDVSGREVEPSQNFSTDNLSNINSKAPEIAVDSRPSDAREKQRKPRPKRGQPKINRTRSVKAVVEDAKAIIGELQETQQVDYPNGNAAEDSSQLNNESRDESSLAGKGRQRNLRKRTRANSSQIMGENDNDDSEVRSGSVVEGQPRKRRQRAVPAAVPEKRYNLRRTKVVGASKDPSNVSKENEEDAPVNRTEEDAHYSRVRPTPSMGVASDNAGSTHLVRCGTVGDNQDDGIAGTSKISIDMVSLSEEVNGSPENASKYGGRSEYRSESCEEVENEDEDDDEESEHPGEVSIGKKLWTFFTT